One stretch of Nomascus leucogenys isolate Asia chromosome 7b, Asia_NLE_v1, whole genome shotgun sequence DNA includes these proteins:
- the MCM5 gene encoding DNA replication licensing factor MCM5 encodes MSGFDDPGIFYSDSFGGDAQADEGQARKSQLQRRFKEFLRQYRVGTDRTGFTFKYRDELKRHYNLGEYWIEVEMEDLASFDEDLADYLYKQPAEHLQLLEEAAKEVADEVTRPRPSGEEVLQDIQVMLKSDASPSSIRSLKSDMMSHLVKIPGIIIAASAVRAKATRISIQCRSCRNTLTNIAMRPGLEGYALPRKCNTDQAGRPKCPLDPYFIMPDKCKCVDFQTLKLQELPDAVPHGEMPRHMQLYCDRYLCDKVVPGNRVTIMGIYSIKKFGLTSSRGRDRVGVGIRSSYIRVLGIQVDTDGSGRSFAGAVSPQEEEEFRRLAALPNVYEVISKSIAPSIFGGTDMKKAIACLLFGGSRKRLPDGLTRRGDINLLMLGDPGTAKSQLLKFVEKCSPIGVYTSGKGSSAAGLTASVMRDPSSRNFIMEGGAMVLADGGVVCIDEFDKMREDDRVAIHEAMEQQTISIAKAGITTTLNSRCSVLAAANSVFGRWDETKGEDNIDFMPTILSRFDMIFIVKDEHNEERDVMLAKHVITLHVSALTQTQAVEGEIDLAKLKKFIAYCRAKCGPRLSAEAAEKLKNRYIIMRSGARQHERDSDRRSSIPITVRQLEAIVRIAEALSKMKLQPFATEADVEEALRLFQVSTLDAALSGTLSGVEGFTSQEDQEMLSRIEKQLKRRFAIGSQVSEHSIIKDFTKQKYPEHAIHKVLQLMLRRGEIQHRMQRKVLYRLK; translated from the exons ATGTCGGGATTCGACGATCCTGGCATTTTCTACAGCGACAGCTTCGGGGGCGACGCCCAGGCCGACGAGGGGCAGGCCCGCAAATCGCAGCTGCAGAGGCGCTTCAAGGAGTTCCTGCGGCAGTACCGAGTGGGCACCGATCGCACGGGCTTCACCTTCAAATACAG GGATGAACTCAAGCGGCATTACAACTTGGGGGAGTACTGGATTGAGGTGGAGATGGAGGATCTGGCCAGCTTTGATGAGGACCTGGCTGACTACTTGTACAAGCAGCCAGCCGAGCACCTGCAGCTG CTGGAGGAAGCTGCCAAGGAGGTAGCTGATGAGGTGACCCGGCCCCGGCCTTCTGGGGAGGAGGTGCTCCAAGACATCCAGGTCATGCTCAAGTCGGACGCCAGCCCTTCCAGCATTCGTAGCCTGAAG TCGGACATGATGTCACACCTGGTGAAGATCCCCGGCATCATCATCGCGGCCTCTGCGGTCCGTGCCAAGGCCACCCGCATCTCTATCCAGTGCCGCAGCTGCCGCAACACCCTCACCAACATTGCCATGCGCCCTGGCCTGGAGGGCTATGCCCTGCCCAGGAAGTGCAACAC AGATCAGGCTGGGCGCCCCAAATGCCCACTGGACCCGTACTTCATCATGCCCGACAAATGCAAATGTGTGGACTTCCAGACCCTGAAGCTGCAGGAGCTGCCTGATGCAGTCCCCCACGGGGAGATGCCCAGACACATGCAGCTGTACTGCGACAG GTACCTGTGTGACAAGGTCGTCCCAGGGAACAGGGTTACCATCATGGGCATCTACTCCATCAAGAAGTTTGGCCTGACCTCCAGCAGGGGCCGTGACAGGGTGGGCGTGGGCATCCGAAGCTCCTATATCCGTGTCCTGGGCATCCAGGTGGACACAGATGGCTCTG GCCGCAGCTTTGCTGGGGCCGTGAgcccccaggaggaggaggagttccGTCGCCTGGCTGCTCTCCCCAATGTCTATGAGGTCATCTCCAAGAGCATCGCCCCCTCCATCTTTGGGGGCACGGACATGAAGAAGGCCATTGCCTGCCTGCTCTTTGGGGGCTCCCGAAAGAG GCTCCCTGATGGACTTACTCGCCGAGGAGACATCAACCTGCTGATGCTAGGGGACCCTGGGACAGCCAAGTCCCAGCTTCTGAAGTTTGTGGAGAAGTGTTCTCCCATTGGG GTATACACGTCTGGGAAAGGCAGCAGCGCAGCTGGACTGACAGCCTCGGTGATGAGGGATCCTTCGTCCCGGAATTTCATCATGGAGGGCGGAGCCATGGTCCTGGCCGATGGTGGGGTCGTCTGTATTGATGAGTTTGACAAG ATGCGAGAAGATGACCGTGTGGCAATCCACGAAGCCATGGAGCAGCAGACCATCTCTATCGCCAAG GCTGGGATCACCACCACCCTGAACTCCCGCTGCTCCGTCCTGGCTGCTGCCAACTCAGTGTTCGGCCGCTGGGATGAGACGAAGGGGGAGGACAACATTGACTTCATGCCCACCATCTTGTCGCGCTTCGACATGATCTTCATCGTCAAGGATGAGCACAATGAGGAGAGGGATGTG ATGCTGGCCAAGCATGTCATCACTCTGCACGTGAGCGCACTGACACAGACACAGGCCGTGGAGGGCGAGATTGACCTGGCCAAGCTGAAGAAGTTTATTGCCTACTGCCGAGC GAAGTGTGGCCCCCGGCtgtcagcagaggctgcagagaaactGAAGAACCGCTACATCATCATGCGGAGCGGGGCCCGTCAGCACGAGAGGGACAGTGACCGCCGCTCCAGCATCCCCATCACTGTGCG gcagctggaggccatcgTGCGCATCGCGGAAGCCCTCAGCAAGATGAAGCTGCAGCCCTTCGCCACAGAGGCAGATGTGGAGGAGGCCCTGCGGCTCTTCCAAGTGTCCACATTGGATGCTGCCTTGTCCGGTACCCTGTCAG GGGTGGAGGGCTTCACCAGCCAGGAGGACCAGGAGATGCTGAGCCGCATCGAGAAGCAGCTCAAGCGCCGCTTTGCCATTGGCTCCCAGGTGTCTGAGCATAGCATCATCAAGGACTTCACCAAGCAG AAATACCCGGAGCACGCCATCCACAAGGTGCTGCAGCTCATGCTGCGGCGTGGCGAGATCCAGCATCGCATGCAGCGCAAGGTTCTCTACCGCCTCAAGTGA